TGCCTCATCTGACGCTCCACTTATTGGAAATGCAACAGAAGTGGCATATCTTGATGATAATAATTACGGCTACGTGAGCTTAGACGAGATCGTAGTCTTTAAGCACGGCAAAAAGGCTAGCATAACATTTAACGCCTTGCCAAAAGACAAAAGCTATGCCCAAAAAGAGGGCTATACATTTTTCATGGAGAAAGAAATTTACGAGCAAGGTGCAGTCGTATCTGAAACCATCATGGGCAGGGTTAAAAACCACAAAGTCACCCTTGAAAATTTAGACGATGAATATCTAAAAAGTATCGATGATGTCGTGCTTTGTGCGTGCGGTACGAGCTATCATGCAGCGCTTGTTGCAAGCTATCTTTTTGAAAGACTTGCTAAAGTTAGAACAAAGGTCGAAGTAGCAAGCGAATTTAGATATAGAAAGCCTTATCTAAACAAAAACTCGCTCTTCATCGTTATCTCACAAAGTGGCGAGACAGCCGACACTCTTGAGGCACTTAGGATCGCAAAAGAGGCTGGGCTAAAGACGCTTGCGATTTGTAACGTCGATAACTCATCTATCGTTAGACTAGCTGATAATACGCTTCTAACTCGCGCTGGCATCGAAAAAGGTGTGGCAAGTACAAAGGCATTTGCAACGCAGATCATCGTGCTTTGGATGCTTGTGCTTCAAATGGCAGCAGCAAAAGAGTCTATCAGTAAAAAAGAGCTTGATCACGAGATCAAAACGCTTCTTCACATTCCACAAATTTTAAATATCAACAACTCTCTTCAAGAGAAGCTTCACCGCCTAAGCAAGCACTATTTACACGGTCATGGCTTCTTCTTTATCGGTAGAGATATCTTCTATCCGCTAGCACTAGAAGGTGCGTTAAAGCTTAAAGAAATTTCATATCTTCACGCCGAGGGCTATCCATCAGGCGAAATGAAGCACGGTCCTATCGCGCTTGCAGATGAGAAGCTATTTACGATCGCTTTAATGCCTCAAAATTTACTTTACGAAAAAACAAAGAGCAACGTCGAAGAGCTTGCTGCAAGAGATGCATATATCCTAGCGATAAGTCCACTTGAGTTTGAGCTAAGCGATGACTACGTAAAAACAAGCGTTCAAGATCATTATATGAGCGAATTTTTTGAGATGATGCTTGTGCTTCAGCTACTTGCGCTTGAAATTTCTGTTAGACTTGGCAACAACGTCGATATGCCAAGAAATCTCGCAAAAAGCGTAACTGTCGAATAATTTAACTGGCCAGTAAACACTGGCTAGTTAAATTTTAGTTGATATTTTGCATTAAATTTTATGAAATGCTGTTTTTGCAAGAACACGATCCAGCTAAAATTTATCTAGCTTTAGTTTAATTTTTTATACTTTGCCATGACAATAAAAAATGGTGGCATAGATATCATTTTTGATGTGACTAAAAAACTTAATCAGTTAAGTAAAAAGGATAAGAATATCACACTGGAGTATTTTAAAATGATGTGCGATATTAAAAATCAAAAAGTGGATATTGCCCGATCTTGTTGGCATCTTCTCTTTTAAGGATAAAGGAGATGTTTAACAAAAAGCCTTTTTTCTAACCCACTAAACTAAAAAATTTAAAGCTCAAAACTCTTAAAATTTATCTTTACCTAGTATCGTTGCCAGCTTTTCTTTGATACTCTCATCAAACTCACTAACGCTTATGACACCCCTACTCTCACACATCTTAGCGTCATTTACCTCACAGTAGTCACTAAGTGCATTTTTGTACCCGCCTCTTATGCAAGCTTCTCTGTCTTCTAAAAATCCAGCCCCACCAAGAATGAGCACGCCAAGATCAAACCCTATCTTAAATTTTGCACTCGCTGAGCTTTTAACCCAGCTTAAAAATATCTCATCGTATCTTAATCCAAGTGCTCCAACGCCATCTGGTACGACTAAAATATCCACACCATAAAGGCTTTCAGCATAAATTTCTGGATGGAGCCTGACGCCAGATTCATCGATTATCTCAGGCTTTAGTGCGTAGGTCTTGATATTAAAATCCTCAAATTTATGTAAAAAATCATAAATTTTGGCAAAGCTTAGTAGATTTAGCTTGTCAAACATCAAAATGCCAACTTTCATGCTAGCTCCTTTTAATGAAGTGCCTCATTTAGCTTGATCGCCCTTTTGCTCGCACTTGCAGTGATCTGGCCTGTTTGGCTATTTTGTCTAAAATGAAGTCCATTTAGCCCACCAAGCTCAAGCGCTTTGTAAATTTCAGCTTCAAATTTAAACTCTGGATTTAGTTTGGCTAGCTTTTCGCGCTCGCTAGCTGATATATAGACTTTTGTGCCCTCAAGCACTGCTATGCCAGCATCCACGATGCAGTTATCGCCAAGAGGCACGCCCGTAACTGAGTTTGCCCCAAGCAAGCAGTGTTTGCCGATGCTTACAGGGTTGCCATTTGTGCCACTTAGCACGCCAAGTATGCTAGCTCCGCCACCTACGTCACTACCCTCGCCAACTACGACAGAGCTACTAACTCTACCTTCAACCATCACCCCACCGGTTGTACCTGCGTTAAAGTTAATATAGGCAGCACCTGGCATAACGACTGTGCCAGGATACACGGCAGCGCCCATGCGAACCTTGGCTGAGTCTAAAATTCTCGTATTATCAGCTGGGATGATGTGACTTAAAAATCTTGGGAATTTATCGACGCTAACGATCGCTGGATATTCGCCAAACATCTTTAGAGAAATTTCATTTTCTCTTAGCCATTCAAGCTCAATTGGCGTATTTTGGCTAGTCCATGCAACATTTGGTAACGCACCAAAGGCTCCATCAAGTACAATCGTCCTAGGTGCGACCTTGCCAAGCGATATCAAATAAAGCTTGAGATATACGGCCTCCACGCTAAGTGGTTTTGCATCATCAAACAAAAATACAAGTTTAAATTTATTCTCATTTAGTTCAAGATCGTCATCAAATGCTATTTTTACGGCATGTAAATTTTGTACATTTTTATGAGAGCTTATCTCTTTTTCAAAGACACTAAAGAGCTTACTAGCTTTTTTCACCACTTTTGGAGTAAGATCGGCTACAAATTCAGAGCCATTAAAATCAACTTTAACATCACATTTTTGCAAAGCATAAATATAAGCAGCTGCGCTTAAAAAGCTCTCTTTGTAATTTACAACAGCAAAAGTCGCTTGCAAAATTTTATCTGTATTTTTTTGTCCACGATCGATCCTAGCGATACCAAAAGCAAGCGGATCTTTATAGCCATCTTTTTTTCTAAATTCTTCAAAAAATTCCTTAAAATCATTTGCATCTTTAAACTCTTTAGACATCTATTCTCCTTTAAATTTTTTCTTAGTCTAGCCAAAAATGGCTAAAAATTTTATGATTTTAAGTCCATTAAAATTTTAAATATTTTTATGTTTTTAATAATGATTAATTTTATCATAAAGTAAATTGCAATAAGATTTTGCAAATTTAAAGAAGGAGTTTAAATGTCAAATTTAGTAACAAAACCTAGATTTGCTCTGGCTGCATTGATCGGCCTTGTCGCTGGCGTTGTCTCAGCCTTTGTCAAATGGGGAGCAGAATTCCCACTCCCTCCAAGAAGTCCGATGGATATGTTTAACGCTGCTTGCGGACCAGAGAGTGCCATTAGAGCAGCCGATGCGATCGATTGCTCTAGAAATTTCTTAAATCCGCCTTATGTATTTTTAAGGGATTATTTGGGCGTAGCGATCCAAATGCCGCCATTTACGAGTTTGCAGGGCATGCGTTTAACTACGTAATGATGACGCATATATTATTTTCGATCGTTTTTGCGGTTGCTTATTGTGTTTTGGCTGAGAAATTTCCAAAGATTACAATATGGCAAGGCTTACTAGTTGGCATTATCGTAAATATCGCTGTTCACGTGATCACATTACCTATTTTAGGGCTTACTCCACCACTTTGGACACTTCCTTGGTACGAGCATGTATCTGAATTTGTCGGCCACATGATATGGTTTTGGTCGATAGAGATCATCCGTCACGACTTAAGAGCTAGGATAACAAAAGAAAAAGATCCAAGTGATTATTGCTGCTGCAACGCATAAATGCAAATTTTTGCTGTTTTGGGCTAAAAACCTAAAACAGCAACCAAATTTATCTCACCATTTAAAAGCAAAATTTATCCGCGATTAGCACTCCTGGCTAAGCTCTAAATTTTCTAAACGAAGTGGCTTTTCACCTTCAAAAATCACCCCAATACCAAAAGGCTCGCAAATATCAAGCGCACCATCGGCAAACCTCATCAGCCACTGCTTATCATGCGCATAAAAGGTGCATTGAGGCGAGCTAAACGGCAGATCGCAAACTGGCACATCAAGCGCTCTAAGCTCATCCTTGTTCAAAAGGCATTTTTGCTTAAGCTTCTCTCGCAAAAACGTAAGTGCGTCTTTTATGTACCGGTCGATATCCTGAGCGATACGCTGCACAAGCAAAATCGTCTCATCATCCACATCTGCCCATTTGCCGAGATAAGGCAAAAGAGCACTTGGCCAAAAATTTCGCTTTTTAGCTCTGTCTCCGCGTACCAAATAAAACCTTCATCCGTTACTACTTTTTCAAGCTTGCCAAATTTTAAAGTCATTTTTTATTCTCATTTTTGTGGTTTTGCTACTCTTACGAAAAAGAGCGAAATTTAAGCAAATCTGTCGTGACATAAAATAGAGATAGCTTGTAAATTTACCCTTTTAGCATAAAGCAAAAGCTAAATTTACAAGCAAATTTTCAGTTTTTCTCGCTATTTAGAAGCAAAATTTCTCATCAGTGCCATTTTGCTTGCGCATAGCTTTAAAGTTAGCAAGATTATCTTTATCTAAAAAGTAATCTTTCTCTTTTTTATTGCGGGCTTCTAGCTTTTCTATGCCTTTTGCAAGGACTGCTTTTCTATCTTCGTGAGGCGAGCTAAATTCTGGCGAGAACATCGCTTCATAGGCATTTTTCTTAGTCCATCCAAGCGCTTTATCAGCGATCTCTTGTTGCTTTTTGATATCGCAAAATGCATAAGGATTGACCACGTCGCCAACAAGCTTCATAAACGCCCCTATCGCGGCCACCACGTCAGTAAATTTCTCGCCCTCCATGTCTATAACGCCTCTTAGCAAGATCGCGCGATTTTTTGCCGCATAAAACCAAAATACCGCATCATCGCGAAGTCCAAGATCGTATGCGCGAGCTGAAAGGACAAAAAGAGTTATCGGAGAGACCATTTGTGGGGCGTCTTGCACGATCTTTTCAGCCTTTTTAAAGTCCTCTTCTTTGCCACTTTTTAAAAGCTCATCTATCTTGTCATAGACCTTGACGTACTCCACCTTGCCAGCATTTGCTGAGTAGTAAGGCGTGACGTAGATGTCGATACTTCTTACTTTGCCGTCATTTGCAAAGCCACATACCGCTCCAAAAAGTAGCGCCGTAAGCAGTGATAAAATTTTCATTTTAGCTCCTTGGCTTAAAATTTTTTATTATTTTAACTAAAAGCAGTTGAAAAGATTAGGATAAATTTAAGAAAAAGTCCGCAAATTTAAAGCGGACTTCGAAGATTAGTTTTTAAAACTATGAATTGGAGCTGGAATTTGTCCGCCACGAGCGATGAAGTCAGCACTTGAGGCCTTATTTATCTTCATCACAGGCGCTCTTCCTAAAAGGCCGCCAAACTCGATCATATCGCCCTCACGTCCAAGAGGTATGATACGAACGGCCGTTGTTTTTTGATTTATCACGCCGATAGCCGCCTCATCAGCGATCATCGCAGCTATACTCTCGCTTGGCGTGTCCGCAGGTATGGCGATCATATCAAGTCCAACTGAGCATATCGCTGTCATCGCTTCAAGCTTTTCTAAATTTAGCGATCCTGCGCGCACCGCAGCTATCATGCCCTCATCTTCTGAGACTGGGATAAACGCACCGCTTAAGCCGCCCACTTGATTGCACGCCATGACACCACCTTTTTTGACAGCGTCATTTAGCAGAGCAAGTGCCGCTGTCGTGCCATGCGTACCAACAGCCTCAAGCCCCATCTCCTCAAGCACGCGAGCTACCGAGTCGCCCACGGCTGGTGTTGGAGCAAGAGAGAGATCGACGATACCAAATTTAACCCCAAGGCACTCGCTCGCCATTTGACCAACTAACTGACCGATACGAGTAATCTTAAACGCCGTCTTTTTCACAGTCTCAGCTACCACGTCAAAGCTCTCGCCACGCACCTTTTCAAGGGCTCTTTTTACCACACCTGGGCCAGAAACGCCGACATTTATCACCACATCAGCCTCGCCCACGCCGTGAAATGCACCAGCCATGAAAGGATTATCTTCGACTGCGTTTGCAAAAACGACAAGCTTAGCACAACCCATCTCTGAAGCTGCTGCTGTCTCTTTTATGATGCGTCCCATATCACGCACCGCGCTCATATTTATGCCGGTTTTCGTTGAGCCGACATTGACACTTGCACATACTTTTGAAGTCTGAGAAAGTGCTTGTGGAATAGAATTTATCAAAATTTCATCGCCCTTTTGATAGCCCTTTTGAACTAAAGCTGAAAAACCACCTATAAAATCAATACCAACCTCAATAGCCGCCCTATCAAGCGTCTTTGCGATCATTACGTAGTCTTTTGCGTCCGTTGCGGCGCCGATTATCGAGATAGGCGTCACGCTCACTCTTTTATTGACGATTGGTATGCCTAGCTCAGCAGAAATTTCATTGCCCACTTTGACTAGGTCTTTGGCTTTAGTGGTGATTTTTGTGTAAATTTTGTCGCAAGCTTTGTTGATGTCAGGATCGATGCAGTCAAGCAAACTAATGCCCATCGTGATCGTTCTGATGTCAAAATTTTGCTCTTCGATCATCGAGATCGTTTCGGTTACGTTTTTGATGTCCATTGTTTTTCCTTAGATTGTATGCATCGCATCAAAGATAGCAGAACTTTGGATATTTATCTTTACTTTTAGGCTCTCTCCAAGCTCGTTAAGTTCTGCTCTTAAGGCCGTAAAGTCTTTATTTTCTTCACTTGAAACCACTGCCATCATCGTAAAAAACTCATCTAAAATAGTCTGTGAGATATCATCTATATTTAGCCCTAGCTCGCTAAGCTTTGCTGAGACGCCAGCAACGATGCCGACTCTATCTTTTCCGACTACGGTTACGATCGCTTTCATGTTTTCTCCTATTAAATTTAAATGATTGCATTTTGGCTCCAAAATTTAAGCCAAGCATCAAGCAAAGCTAAATTTTGGTAGCCAAATTCAAACTGGCAAATTTTAAAATTTGCTCTAAATTTTATCTTTTGTAAATTTTACTTCGAGCAAGCACTTTTGCCGTCATTTACTGGTTGGATCGCTGAGTTATCAACTCCGCCATCACTATTTATATTTTCTATCACTTCCCAAAGTCTAGCAGCCGCACTCTCGTAGCGTTTTGCAGTGACTGAGTTTGGCTCGTAAAAGCTAACTGGCTTGCCATTATCGCCACCCACGCGAACAGCTGGTTCGATAGGGATTTCAGCTAAAATTTGAGTGTTATAAGCTTTTGCCACCTCTTCAGTCGTACCTTTGCCAAAGATGTCGTACTCTTTGCCATTATCTGGGCAGATGAAACCACTCATATTTTCGATGACGCCAGCGATTGGGATGTGAAGCTTCTCAAACATATCAAGCGCACGTTTACTATCGTCAAGCGCTACCACTTGTGGTGTTGTGACGCAGACGCCTGCCGTTACTGGCACGCTTTGAGCTAGAGTTAGCTGTGCGTCACCCGTTCCTGGAGGCATGTCAAGAAACAAGACATCAAGCTCGCTCCAAAGCACGTCTTTTAACAGCTGTTCGATCGCTTTCATAATCATCGAACCTCTCCAAATAAGACTCATGCCTTCTTCCATCAAAACGCCCATGCTCATCATCTCGACGCCGTGACTGAGTATTGGTTTTAGTTTGTTGCCTACTACTTGCGGCTGAGTATTTACCTCGCCAAGCATTCTTGGGATGTTTGGTCCGTAGATGTCAGCGTCCAAAATTCCAACCTTTTTGCCTAGTTTTGCCATTGAGATGGCTAAATTTAGAGTCGTGGTTGATTTACCAACGCCGCCTTTACCTGAGCTTACCATTACGAAATTTTTAACTTGCGGTGCGATGTTTTTGCCACTTTGAGTGTTACTTTTTTCTTCAGGCATCTTTGGCTGGATCAAATTTAGCACATACTCATTTGAGCCCATGACACGTTTGATATCCGTTTTTAACTCGTTTGCCACATCAGAGCTTGAGCTAACTATCTCGACATCGATCAAAATTTTCTCGCCTATTTCAACATTTTTTACAAAGCCAAAGCTAACTATATCTTTTTCAAAACCAGGATAAATAACACCTTTTAGTCTATTTAAGACCTCTTCTTTATTTAACATTTTTCTCCTTTTTCTAGATCTTTTGAAATTTTATATGCACAAAATTTTGGTCCGCACATCGAACAAAAATGAGCACTCTTAAACGCCTCTTCTGGCAAGCTCTCATCGTGAAGCTCTCTAGCCTTTTTTGGATCAAAGCTTAGCTCAAACTGCTTGTTCCAGTCAAATGCATATCTAGCATCGCTCATCTCGTGATCCTTTTCTATCGCTCCCGCCTTGCCAAGTGCGACGTCTGCGGCGTGAGCTGCTATCTTGTGAGCTACGATGCCCTCTCTTACGTCATTTTCGTTTGGCAAGCCAAGGTGCTCTTTTTGCGTCACGTAGCAAAGCATGCTAGCGCCGTGGTATGCTGCCATTGTGCCACCTATGGCTGACGTGATGTGATCGTATCCTGCACCGATGTCTGAGACAAGCGGCCCAAGCACGTAAAATGGGGCGTCATGGCAGAGCTCTTGTTCAATTTTCATATTATACTCAATTTGATTTAATGGCACATGACCAGGGCCCTCGATCATCACTTGCACATCTTTTTCCCATGCACGAAGCGTAAGCTCTCCAAGCACCTTTAGCTCGCTAAGCTGTGCCTCATCTGTCGCGTCATAAAGACATCCTGGACGAAGTCCGTCGCCAAGCGAGAGAGATACATCATGTCTTGCGCAAATTTCTAAAATTTCATCAAAAATTTCATAAAATGGGTTTTGTCTATTTAACTTTGACATATAGCTTGCACTTAAACTGCCACCACGGCTTACTATGCCCATTTTACGCTTTTTGACAAGCGGCAAAAAATCACGCAAAAAGCCAGCGTGTATCGTAAAGTAACTAACTCCTTGCTTTGCTTGCTTTTCAAGTATCTCTAAAATGAGCTCATTTGTAATATTAGTAACCTCTTTTGCTTCTTTTAAAATTTCATACATAGGCACTGTGCCAACTGGCACGCTTGAATGCTCAATGATCGCACTTCTAATGGCATCCAAATCGCCATCCGTACTTAGATCCATAACCGTATCGGCGCCAAATTCTAGGCAAATTTCAAGCTTTCTAAGCTCTGCGCAAATGTCACTACTTAGCTTGAGTTGCCGATATTTGCATTGACCTTTGTCTTTAGCTTTCTGCCTATGCCCATTGGCTTTAAATTTTTATGATTTATATTTGCTGGGATGATGATGCTACCTTTTGCCACCTCATCCATCACCAAATTTTCACTAAGCCCTTCGATCCTTGCCACATAGCTCATCTCTTGCGTTATCTCGCCGCGCCTAGCATAATACATCTGCGTCTTATCTCTCATATAAGGCCTTTTTAAATTTTTAAAAACCTCATTTTAGTCCTTTTTTGATTTAAACTAACTAAATAAGCTTTTAAAAATTTACTTTTTTAAAAAGAAATTTTGAAGTTTTGAGATGTATAATTCTGTAACAATTTTCAAAGGAGTTATCTTGCTTGATATATCACTTATAATGCTTGGAGCAGGAAATTCTAGCCGTTTTGAGCTACCAGTAAAGAAGCAATGGCTTCGAATAGGAAGCGATCCACTTTGGCTATTTGCTACTAAAAATTTGAGTAACTTTTACACATTTAAAGAGATAATCGTCGTTAGCAAAGAGTGCAAATATATGTCAAAATTTGCTCCAAATTATAAATTTGTTGATGGCGGCGAAACTAGACAAGATAGCCTAAAAAACGCACTTAAGCTAGTAAATAGCGAATTTGTCTTGGTTAGCGACATCGCTCGCCCTTGCATTTCAAGCGAGCTTTTTCACAAGATTATAGAGGCAGCGAGTCAAGCCGATTGTGTAGTTCCAGCGCTAAAGATCGCAGACACCACTTATCTTGGCGAAAATGTGGTTGATAGAGATAAGGTAAAGCTTATCCAAACACCACAACTTTCTCGCACAGCACTTCTTAAAAAAGCTCTTAGTAGCAGTGAAATTTACACAGATGATAGCTCGGCCATGAGAGCCATTGGCGCAAGCGTATGGCAAATTTTAGGTGATGAGATGGCAAGAAAGATCACTTACAAAGAGGATCTTGCCAAAATTTCTGCTTTAAAAGAGCCCGAAAATGAAGTCTTTGTGGGAAACGGCTTTGATGTGCACGAGTTTGAAAAAGGTCGTCCTTTGATTCTTTGTGGCGAGAAGATCGACTATGAGTTTGGACTAAAGGCTCACAGCGACGGCGACGTGACACTTCATGCGCTAACTGACGCTATCTTGGGAGCTGCTGGACTTGGCGATATAGGCGAG
This genomic interval from Campylobacter concisus contains the following:
- a CDS encoding glutamine--fructose-6-phosphate aminotransferase, whose amino-acid sequence is MCGIVGYIGNKEKKEIILGGLKELEYRGYDSAGMAVMSDNKIDFFKAVGKLENLALKTKDFASEGFGVAIGHTRWATHGKPTEINAHPHLGEHSFVVHNGIIENYKELKDELEAKGVKFVSQTDTEVIVHLFEEILKEKKDPFKAYEATISKLKGAYATLLITKTAPGKIFFAKDAAPMAIGKSDKKELYFASSDAPLIGNATEVAYLDDNNYGYVSLDEIVVFKHGKKASITFNALPKDKSYAQKEGYTFFMEKEIYEQGAVVSETIMGRVKNHKVTLENLDDEYLKSIDDVVLCACGTSYHAALVASYLFERLAKVRTKVEVASEFRYRKPYLNKNSLFIVISQSGETADTLEALRIAKEAGLKTLAICNVDNSSIVRLADNTLLTRAGIEKGVASTKAFATQIIVLWMLVLQMAAAKESISKKELDHEIKTLLHIPQILNINNSLQEKLHRLSKHYLHGHGFFFIGRDIFYPLALEGALKLKEISYLHAEGYPSGEMKHGPIALADEKLFTIALMPQNLLYEKTKSNVEELAARDAYILAISPLEFELSDDYVKTSVQDHYMSEFFEMMLVLQLLALEISVRLGNNVDMPRNLAKSVTVE
- a CDS encoding 2,3,4,5-tetrahydropyridine-2,6-carboxylate N-succinyltransferase; this translates as MSKEFKDANDFKEFFEEFRKKDGYKDPLAFGIARIDRGQKNTDKILQATFAVVNYKESFLSAAAYIYALQKCDVKVDFNGSEFVADLTPKVVKKASKLFSVFEKEISSHKNVQNLHAVKIAFDDDLELNENKFKLVFLFDDAKPLSVEAVYLKLYLISLGKVAPRTIVLDGAFGALPNVAWTSQNTPIELEWLRENEISLKMFGEYPAIVSVDKFPRFLSHIIPADNTRILDSAKVRMGAAVYPGTVVMPGAAYINFNAGTTGGVMVEGRVSSSVVVGEGSDVGGGASILGVLSGTNGNPVSIGKHCLLGANSVTGVPLGDNCIVDAGIAVLEGTKVYISASEREKLAKLNPEFKFEAEIYKALELGGLNGLHFRQNSQTGQITASASKRAIKLNEALH
- a CDS encoding cytochrome-c oxidase; translated protein: MKILSLLTALLFGAVCGFANDGKVRSIDIYVTPYYSANAGKVEYVKVYDKIDELLKSGKEEDFKKAEKIVQDAPQMVSPITLFVLSARAYDLGLRDDAVFWFYAAKNRAILLRGVIDMEGEKFTDVVAAIGAFMKLVGDVVNPYAFCDIKKQQEIADKALGWTKKNAYEAMFSPEFSSPHEDRKAVLAKGIEKLEARNKKEKDYFLDKDNLANFKAMRKQNGTDEKFCF
- a CDS encoding sodium:proton antiporter, coding for MLNKEEVLNRLKGVIYPGFEKDIVSFGFVKNVEIGEKILIDVEIVSSSSDVANELKTDIKRVMGSNEYVLNLIQPKMPEEKSNTQSGKNIAPQVKNFVMVSSGKGGVGKSTTTLNLAISMAKLGKKVGILDADIYGPNIPRMLGEVNTQPQVVGNKLKPILSHGVEMMSMGVLMEEGMSLIWRGSMIMKAIEQLLKDVLWSELDVLFLDMPPGTGDAQLTLAQSVPVTAGVCVTTPQVVALDDSKRALDMFEKLHIPIAGVIENMSGFICPDNGKEYDIFGKGTTEEVAKAYNTQILAEIPIEPAVRVGGDNGKPVSFYEPNSVTAKRYESAAARLWEVIENINSDGGVDNSAIQPVNDGKSACSK
- a CDS encoding bifunctional 2-C-methyl-D-erythritol 4-phosphate cytidylyltransferase/2-C-methyl-D-erythritol 2,4-cyclodiphosphate synthase, coding for MLDISLIMLGAGNSSRFELPVKKQWLRIGSDPLWLFATKNLSNFYTFKEIIVVSKECKYMSKFAPNYKFVDGGETRQDSLKNALKLVNSEFVLVSDIARPCISSELFHKIIEAASQADCVVPALKIADTTYLGENVVDRDKVKLIQTPQLSRTALLKKALSSSEIYTDDSSAMRAIGASVWQILGDEMARKITYKEDLAKISALKEPENEVFVGNGFDVHEFEKGRPLILCGEKIDYEFGLKAHSDGDVTLHALTDAILGAAGLGDIGELFPDTDAKFKDISSIYLLEEAYKMVQSVGFVLTNADITIMAQKPKISKLKSKMEANIAKALNLSQNRINVKATTTEGLGFVGRCEGIAVMASASLKFYNWKQI